From a region of the Lactuca sativa cultivar Salinas chromosome 4, Lsat_Salinas_v11, whole genome shotgun sequence genome:
- the LOC111881602 gene encoding uncharacterized protein LOC111881602: MIESRASNKVEVGEKRKFEGSPRSNEKRKFSKSGSMKFEGGGRGEARWCNKCNKKNFGRCHGEVNCHKCGRTGHYSRDCQFDKKKCYKCGDGGHILKNCPKKNEVAMQNPSLKPKAKAFQMILDEVGDNARDQE; this comes from the coding sequence ATGATCGAGAGTAGAGCCTCCAACAAGGtcgaagttggcgagaagagaaaatttgaaggatcTCCAAGGTCCaatgagaagagaaaattctcgaagtctggttcaatGAAGTTCGAAGGAGGAGGAagaggtgaagcaagatggtgcaATAAGTGCAATAAGAAGAACTTCGGAAGATGCCATGGTGAAGTGAACTGccataagtgtggtaggaccggtcactattccagagattgtcAATTCGACAAAAAGAAGTGTTACAAATGTGGAGATGGTGGGCATATTTTGAAGAACTGCCCAAAGAAGAACGAAGTTGCAATGCAAAATCCATCGTTGAAGCCAAAGGCAAAAGCATTCCAGATGATCCTCGATGAAGTAGGTGACAATGCAAGAGATCAGGAGTAA